Proteins encoded together in one Carya illinoinensis cultivar Pawnee chromosome 3, C.illinoinensisPawnee_v1, whole genome shotgun sequence window:
- the LOC122305372 gene encoding uncharacterized protein LOC122305372, which produces MNTKTMRLPPRRVLTSNALHRKRKERDGFDEFKPSTTTTKLSKPDAPEEKPISFNRNRLLAGYLAHEYLTRGTLLGRPWDPVQDEAVSVSNRGDPNGNGEAEERRRRGPRQVEDYERYVGVANLLKTDGAHVPGIVNPTQLASFLQM; this is translated from the coding sequence ATGAATACCAAAACGATGCGCCTCCCGCCCCGTCGTGTTCTGACGTCCAATGCCTTACATAGAAAGCGCAAAGAGAGAGACGGATTCGACGAATTCAAGCCTTCGACAACGACGACGAAATTGTCCAAGCCGGATGCGCCTGAGGAAAAGCCGATCTCGTTTAATCGAAATCGATTACTGGCCGGGTACCTGGCCCACGAATACCTTACGCGAGGTACGCTGTTGGGTCGGCCGTGGGATCCGGTTCAAGACGAGGCCGTTTCGGTGTCGAACAGAGGGGATCCGAACGGGAACGGCGAAGCTGAGGAGCGGCGGCGACGAGGACCACGACAGGTAGAAGATTACGAGAGGTACGTGGGAGTAGCGAATTTGCTCAAGACGGATGGGGCCCACGTGCCGGGCATTGTGAACCCCACCCAACTCGCTTCCTTTTTACAGATGTGA